Proteins from a genomic interval of Mycolicibacterium grossiae:
- a CDS encoding glycosyltransferase: MRVVQVANFYGPRSGGLRTAVDRLGAEYCAAGHEVYLIVPGGSPDARRLPSGVRRISLPARRIPCTGGYRAVHPHPVTTLLERLEPDAIEVSDRLTLRSLGRWGRTHGVATVMISHERLDRLVGQVLPPRLARSVADLANRRTAADYDAVVCTTAFAREEFDRIGARNVATVPLGVDLDQFHPRRHSVDVRRRWARPEQTLLVHCGRLSVEKHVHRSIDAIAELRDSGTDARLVVVGEGPLRARLERQAARLPVDFTGYIGCRDTVATILASADVALAPGPHETFGLAALEALACGTPAVVSKTSALAEILTADSGAAADNHPQAIARAVRGVIGTPEHERRHHARRRAEEFTWPRSAAGMLTALGAAPA, from the coding sequence ATGCGGGTGGTGCAGGTCGCGAATTTCTACGGGCCACGCTCGGGCGGCTTGCGCACCGCCGTGGACCGGCTCGGCGCCGAGTACTGCGCCGCCGGCCACGAGGTGTACCTCATCGTCCCGGGCGGATCTCCGGACGCGCGACGCCTCCCGTCCGGCGTGCGCCGGATCTCGTTGCCCGCGCGCAGGATTCCCTGCACCGGCGGCTACCGAGCCGTGCATCCGCATCCCGTGACGACGTTGCTCGAGCGCCTCGAACCCGACGCCATCGAGGTCTCCGACCGGTTGACACTGCGCTCGCTGGGCAGGTGGGGCCGCACGCACGGGGTGGCGACGGTGATGATCTCCCACGAACGCCTCGACCGGCTGGTGGGGCAGGTGCTGCCGCCGCGGCTGGCCCGCTCGGTCGCCGACCTCGCCAATCGGCGCACGGCCGCCGACTACGACGCGGTGGTCTGCACCACCGCCTTCGCCCGGGAGGAGTTCGACCGGATCGGCGCCCGCAACGTGGCCACCGTGCCGCTCGGCGTCGACCTCGACCAGTTCCACCCGCGCCGGCACAGCGTGGACGTCCGGCGCCGGTGGGCGCGGCCGGAGCAGACGCTGCTGGTGCACTGCGGCAGGCTGTCGGTGGAGAAGCACGTGCACCGCAGCATCGACGCCATTGCCGAACTGCGGGATTCGGGCACCGACGCCCGGCTGGTGGTGGTCGGCGAGGGTCCGCTGCGCGCCCGTCTCGAGCGGCAGGCCGCCCGGCTGCCGGTGGACTTCACCGGGTACATCGGCTGCCGCGACACCGTGGCGACCATCCTCGCGAGCGCGGACGTCGCGCTCGCCCCCGGACCGCACGAGACGTTCGGGCTGGCCGCCCTCGAGGCCCTGGCGTGCGGCACCCCGGCGGTGGTGTCGAAGACCTCGGCGCTGGCGGAGATCCTCACCGCCGACAGCGGAGCCGCGGCGGACAACCATCCGCAGGCCATCGCCCGCGCCGTGCGCGGCGTCATCGGTACCCCGGAGCACGAACGCCGCCACCATGCGCGCCGACGCGCCGAGGAGTTCACCTGGCCGCGGTCGGCAGCCGGCATGCTGACCGCCCTCGGCGCCGCGCCCGCCTGA
- a CDS encoding enoyl-CoA hydratase/isomerase family protein — protein sequence MLVRIDDADGVRTLTLNRPEALNAFNEALYDATTVALREADADPEVAVVVLTGTGRAFSAGNDLLEMQARVTDPDFQQGEYGFPGLIETLTALRKPLLLAINGVGVGIGATILGFADLVFMSATARLKTPFTSLGVAPEAASSYLLPRLIGRQNAAWMLLSSEWIDAPQALRMGLVWQVCEPDDLLGETQRHAAVLASRPVPSLIAVKQTMVDPTREEIAAAAAREYAQFEVLLGAAANADALAAFADRKSP from the coding sequence GTGCTGGTGCGAATCGACGACGCGGACGGCGTACGAACCCTCACCCTCAACCGCCCCGAGGCGCTCAACGCCTTCAACGAAGCGCTGTACGACGCCACCACGGTGGCGCTGCGCGAGGCGGACGCCGACCCGGAGGTCGCGGTCGTCGTCCTCACCGGCACCGGTCGCGCCTTCTCGGCGGGCAACGACCTGCTCGAGATGCAGGCCCGCGTCACCGACCCGGACTTCCAGCAGGGGGAGTACGGCTTCCCCGGCTTGATCGAGACGCTCACCGCATTGCGCAAGCCGCTGCTCCTGGCGATCAACGGGGTCGGCGTCGGCATCGGTGCGACGATCCTCGGCTTCGCCGACCTGGTGTTCATGTCGGCGACCGCGCGACTCAAGACGCCCTTCACAAGCCTCGGCGTGGCTCCGGAGGCGGCGTCGTCCTACCTGTTGCCGCGGCTGATCGGCCGGCAGAACGCGGCCTGGATGCTGCTCTCGTCGGAGTGGATCGACGCGCCGCAGGCGCTGCGCATGGGTTTGGTCTGGCAGGTGTGCGAGCCCGACGACCTGCTCGGCGAGACGCAGCGGCACGCCGCCGTCCTCGCGTCGCGACCGGTGCCGTCGCTCATCGCGGTGAAGCAGACCATGGTGGATCCGACGCGCGAGGAGATCGCCGCGGCCGCCGCGCGCGAGTACGCGCAGTTCGAGGTGCTGCTGGGTGCCGCCGCCAACGCCGACGCGCTCGCGGCCTTCGCCGACCGCAAGTCGCCGTGA
- a CDS encoding amidohydrolase family protein, translating to MVLPLAEHVDAVGLVDHHVHGYWLDVGDRRRFENGLNEANVEPLADFDSAFDTQIGFAIRAHCAPLLDLPPHADPDVYWARRSELGDAEVARRFLAAAGVTHWLVDTGFAAGAADPATLAAASGGQVGEIVRLESIAEEAARDEGDYADAFSRLLAERGATAAGTKSILAYRGGFVGDLSEPSPAEVRDAAARWRDAGGTRLTDRVLLRFGLHEALRLGKPLQFHTGFGDRDCDLHAANPIHLLEFLRRSGDTPITLLHCYPYEREAGYLAQAFNNVYLDGGLSINHLGARSTAFIGRLFELAPFRKILYSSDGFGPVELHYLGARLWRNGIREVTSSFVAAGEWSAADAVRVVDLVGHATARRIYRLD from the coding sequence GTGGTCCTCCCGCTCGCCGAGCACGTCGACGCGGTCGGGCTCGTCGACCACCACGTGCACGGATACTGGCTCGACGTCGGTGACCGCCGCCGCTTCGAGAACGGCTTGAACGAGGCCAACGTCGAACCGCTGGCCGACTTCGACTCGGCGTTCGACACCCAGATCGGGTTCGCGATCCGCGCGCACTGTGCGCCACTGCTGGACCTGCCCCCGCACGCCGACCCGGACGTCTACTGGGCGCGGCGGTCCGAACTCGGCGACGCCGAGGTGGCGCGCCGCTTCCTCGCCGCCGCCGGGGTGACGCACTGGCTGGTCGACACCGGATTCGCCGCGGGCGCCGCGGATCCCGCGACGCTCGCCGCCGCATCCGGGGGCCAGGTTGGCGAGATCGTGCGACTCGAGTCGATCGCCGAGGAGGCCGCACGCGACGAGGGCGACTACGCCGACGCGTTTTCGCGGCTCCTGGCCGAGCGCGGCGCGACGGCCGCCGGGACCAAGTCGATCCTCGCCTACCGCGGCGGCTTCGTCGGCGACCTGAGCGAACCGTCGCCGGCCGAGGTGCGCGACGCGGCCGCGCGCTGGCGCGACGCCGGCGGCACCCGGCTCACCGACCGCGTGCTGCTGCGCTTCGGTCTCCACGAGGCACTGCGCCTCGGGAAGCCGCTGCAGTTCCACACCGGCTTCGGTGATCGCGACTGCGATCTGCACGCCGCCAACCCCATTCACCTGCTGGAGTTCCTGCGACGCTCGGGGGACACGCCCATCACGCTGCTGCACTGCTATCCCTACGAGCGCGAGGCCGGCTACCTCGCGCAGGCCTTCAACAACGTGTACCTCGACGGCGGTCTGAGCATCAACCACCTCGGTGCCCGCTCGACGGCGTTCATCGGGCGGCTGTTCGAACTGGCGCCGTTCCGCAAGATCCTGTATTCGTCGGACGGATTCGGACCGGTGGAGCTGCACTATCTCGGGGCACGGTTGTGGCGCAACGGCATTCGCGAGGTCACGTCGTCGTTCGTGGCGGCGGGGGAGTGGAGCGCCGCCGACGCCGTCCGCGTCGTCGACCTCGTCGGCCACGCCACGGCGCGCCGCATCTACCGTCTGGACTGA
- a CDS encoding N-acyl-D-amino-acid deacylase family protein: protein MTYDTIIRNGLWFDGTGGPSAIRTIGIRDGHVVEISAEDLDATGCPQVVDAAGKWVLPGMLDIHTHYDVEVLGGPALTESLRHGVTTVMLGSCSLSTIHVDGTDAGDLFGRVEAIPREHVIGAVDAHKTWRTCEQYVEALEARPLGPNVAAFIGHSDMRTAVMGLDRATRSDVRPTRREQAEMERMLAEALRAGFVGLSSQQLLFDKLDGETCRSRTLPSTYAKARELRRLKSLLRRAGRVLQSGPDIANPFDLGSQLFQSLGIVRNPLKTSLLSAADVKSNPYAIVALGPLARVINRLGGNFRWQHLPVPFEVYADGIDLVVFEEFGAGAAALHLSDELERNDLMRDEAYRRRFRKDYENRMGVRVWQRDFYDAEIVACPDATVVGKSFGAVGDERGLHPVDAFLDLVLDHGKALRWRTTISNHRPEVLRKLAAEPGVQMGFSDAGAHLRNMAFYNMGLRLLRHVRDAQRAGTPFMTVEQAVHRLTGELADWYRLDAGHLRVGDRADLAIIDPERLDERLDDYAEEPVPQYGGLSRMVNRNDDTVTAVFVGGRRVFTEGVPTDLVGRARTGRFLRAAHRSPAPTAAEEVLSRVG, encoded by the coding sequence GTGACGTACGACACGATCATCCGCAACGGGCTCTGGTTCGACGGGACCGGCGGACCGTCCGCGATCCGCACGATCGGCATCCGCGACGGCCACGTCGTGGAGATCTCCGCCGAGGACCTCGACGCCACCGGCTGCCCGCAGGTCGTCGACGCGGCCGGCAAGTGGGTGCTGCCCGGCATGCTGGACATCCACACGCACTACGACGTCGAGGTGCTCGGCGGTCCGGCGCTCACCGAGTCGCTGCGCCACGGCGTGACGACGGTGATGCTCGGTTCCTGCTCGCTGTCGACCATCCACGTCGACGGCACCGACGCCGGTGATCTGTTCGGACGCGTCGAAGCCATTCCGCGCGAGCACGTGATCGGCGCGGTCGACGCGCACAAGACCTGGCGCACGTGCGAGCAGTACGTCGAGGCGCTCGAGGCCCGCCCGCTCGGGCCGAACGTCGCGGCGTTCATCGGGCACTCCGACATGCGGACCGCCGTGATGGGTCTGGACCGCGCGACCCGCTCCGACGTCCGGCCTACGCGCCGCGAGCAGGCGGAGATGGAGCGCATGCTTGCCGAGGCCCTGCGGGCGGGCTTCGTCGGTCTGTCGTCGCAACAGCTGCTCTTCGACAAGCTCGACGGCGAGACCTGCCGCTCGCGGACCCTGCCGTCCACCTACGCGAAGGCGCGCGAGCTGCGCCGGCTCAAGTCGCTGCTGCGCCGCGCGGGCCGGGTGCTGCAGTCGGGCCCGGACATCGCGAACCCGTTCGACCTCGGCTCACAGCTGTTCCAGTCCCTCGGCATCGTGCGCAACCCGCTCAAGACCAGCCTGCTGTCGGCCGCCGACGTCAAGAGCAACCCCTACGCCATCGTGGCGCTCGGGCCACTCGCCCGGGTGATCAACCGGCTCGGCGGCAACTTCCGCTGGCAGCACCTGCCCGTACCGTTCGAGGTCTACGCCGACGGCATCGACCTGGTGGTGTTCGAGGAGTTCGGCGCCGGTGCGGCTGCGCTGCACCTGTCCGACGAGTTGGAACGCAACGACCTCATGCGCGACGAGGCCTACCGGCGCCGGTTCCGCAAGGACTACGAGAACAGGATGGGCGTGCGGGTCTGGCAGCGCGACTTCTACGACGCCGAGATCGTCGCCTGCCCGGATGCCACCGTCGTCGGCAAGTCCTTCGGCGCGGTCGGCGACGAGCGCGGACTGCACCCGGTCGATGCGTTCCTGGATCTGGTGCTGGACCACGGCAAGGCGCTGCGCTGGCGCACCACGATCTCCAACCACCGCCCCGAGGTGCTGCGGAAGCTCGCCGCCGAACCCGGTGTGCAGATGGGCTTCTCCGACGCCGGGGCGCACCTGCGCAACATGGCGTTCTACAACATGGGCCTGCGACTGTTGCGCCACGTGCGCGACGCGCAGCGGGCGGGCACGCCGTTCATGACCGTCGAGCAGGCGGTGCACCGCCTCACCGGCGAACTCGCCGACTGGTACCGGCTGGACGCCGGCCATCTGCGGGTCGGCGACCGCGCCGATCTCGCGATCATCGACCCGGAGCGACTCGACGAGCGCCTCGACGACTACGCCGAGGAACCGGTCCCGCAGTACGGCGGCCTGTCCCGCATGGTGAACCGCAACGACGACACCGTCACCGCCGTGTTCGTCGGCGGCCGGAGGGTGTTCACCGAAGGCGTGCCCACCGATCTGGTCGGCCGCGCCCGCACCGGACGGTTCCTGCGGGCAGCGCACCGGTCCCCCGCCCCGACCGCAGCCGAGGAGGTGCTGAGCCGTGTCGGTTGA
- a CDS encoding (2Fe-2S)-binding protein: MFVCLCTGVTSQVVTDLVSAGASTSKQIADACGAGSDCGRCRRTVRAIIAAAQTQQCPVHAAS, encoded by the coding sequence ATGTTCGTCTGTCTGTGCACCGGGGTCACCAGTCAGGTGGTGACCGATCTGGTGAGCGCGGGCGCCTCTACGTCCAAGCAGATCGCCGACGCCTGCGGTGCGGGCTCGGACTGCGGCCGCTGCCGTCGCACGGTGCGCGCCATCATCGCCGCGGCGCAGACCCAGCAGTGCCCGGTGCACGCGGCGAGCTGA
- a CDS encoding dienelactone hydrolase family protein: MTPLQRYIAEEIATDHVDGLLSRREALRRMALLGVGAAAASALIAACGENGSTTPSSSGSSTGDSGSPSPTGGSPSSTAASTAAAPPPGVENEVATAAITWPGPGGELQGAWAAAASPKGAILVVHENKGLTDWAKSVAGRFAGIGYSSLAIDLLSGRGGTAAFTDPAQATAALSTIPPEQFVADLRSGLDEVARRTPGVKLAVVGFCMGGGLVWQLLAAGEPRLAAAFPFYGPLPEGASFAGSAGAAVLGFYGEKDARVNATREAAERALTDAGLVHELVVEPGADHAFFNDTGQRYDPTAAADAWRRTGDWLTAHVG, translated from the coding sequence GTGACCCCACTGCAGCGGTACATCGCCGAGGAGATCGCCACCGATCACGTCGACGGGCTGCTGAGCCGGCGCGAGGCGCTGCGCCGCATGGCGCTGCTCGGCGTGGGCGCCGCCGCCGCGAGCGCCCTGATCGCCGCGTGCGGCGAGAACGGCTCGACCACCCCGTCGTCGTCCGGGTCGTCGACCGGCGACTCCGGGTCGCCCTCGCCCACCGGCGGATCGCCGTCGTCCACCGCGGCGTCGACCGCCGCCGCGCCACCGCCCGGCGTCGAGAACGAGGTGGCCACCGCGGCGATCACCTGGCCGGGACCCGGTGGCGAACTGCAGGGCGCCTGGGCGGCCGCGGCCAGCCCGAAGGGCGCGATCCTGGTGGTGCACGAGAACAAGGGCCTCACCGACTGGGCGAAGTCCGTCGCAGGACGCTTCGCCGGCATCGGCTACTCGAGCCTGGCCATCGATCTGCTGTCCGGCCGGGGCGGCACCGCGGCCTTCACCGATCCGGCGCAGGCCACCGCCGCGCTGAGCACGATCCCGCCCGAGCAGTTCGTCGCGGACTTGCGTTCCGGACTCGACGAGGTGGCGCGGCGGACGCCCGGCGTGAAGCTCGCGGTGGTGGGCTTCTGCATGGGCGGCGGCCTGGTCTGGCAGCTGCTGGCCGCTGGGGAACCACGACTGGCCGCGGCCTTCCCGTTCTACGGACCGCTGCCCGAGGGCGCCTCGTTCGCCGGTTCTGCGGGCGCCGCCGTGCTCGGCTTCTACGGCGAGAAGGACGCGCGGGTCAACGCCACCCGTGAGGCGGCCGAACGCGCGCTCACCGACGCCGGCCTGGTCCACGAGCTGGTGGTCGAGCCGGGTGCCGACCATGCGTTCTTCAACGACACCGGACAGCGCTACGACCCGACCGCCGCGGCGGACGCCTGGCGACGGACGGGGGACTGGCTGACCGCGCACGTGGGCTGA
- a CDS encoding carboxymuconolactone decarboxylase family protein has protein sequence MSRIGSFADDDAAAWITKSPDIGTAMAGFTHAVYTKNRLPMRVRELARMVIALDNECVVCQNTRDSEGAAAGVDEALYDHAAQWQTWPGFDEQERVAAEFAARFARDHTALRDDEDFWDRCRAQFSDELLTDLALSCAMWLGMGRMLRTLDIGQACKITL, from the coding sequence ATGAGCCGCATCGGATCCTTCGCCGACGACGACGCCGCAGCCTGGATCACGAAGTCGCCCGACATCGGCACCGCCATGGCGGGATTCACCCATGCGGTCTACACCAAGAACCGGTTGCCCATGCGCGTGCGCGAACTCGCCCGCATGGTCATCGCGCTGGACAACGAATGCGTGGTGTGCCAGAACACGCGCGACTCCGAGGGCGCCGCGGCCGGCGTCGACGAGGCGCTCTACGACCACGCCGCGCAGTGGCAGACCTGGCCCGGATTCGACGAGCAGGAGCGGGTGGCCGCCGAGTTCGCCGCCCGCTTCGCGCGCGACCACACCGCACTGCGCGACGACGAGGACTTCTGGGACCGCTGCCGCGCACAGTTCAGCGACGAACTGCTGACCGATCTCGCGCTGTCGTGCGCCATGTGGCTCGGCATGGGGCGGATGCTGCGGACGCTCGACATCGGGCAGGCCTGCAAGATCACCCTGTAG
- the bfr gene encoding bacterioferritin, whose product MQGDPEVLKLLNEQLTSELTAINQYFLHSKMQDNWGFTELAEYTRKESFEEMHHAEWITDRILLLDGLPNYQRLFSLRIGQTLREQFEADLAIEYEVLNRLRPGIMMCREKGDATSARLLEEILKDEEGHIDYLETQLDLMSKLGEQLYSAQCVSRPPGGGSGHPAN is encoded by the coding sequence ATGCAAGGCGACCCCGAGGTCCTGAAATTGCTCAACGAGCAGTTGACCAGTGAACTCACGGCCATCAATCAGTACTTCCTGCATTCGAAGATGCAGGACAATTGGGGCTTCACCGAACTCGCGGAATACACCCGCAAGGAATCGTTCGAGGAGATGCACCACGCCGAGTGGATCACCGACCGGATCCTCCTGCTCGACGGCCTGCCGAACTATCAGCGCCTCTTCTCCCTGCGCATCGGCCAGACGCTGCGCGAGCAGTTCGAGGCCGACCTCGCGATCGAGTACGAGGTCCTCAACCGACTGCGGCCGGGCATCATGATGTGCCGGGAGAAGGGCGACGCCACCAGCGCCCGTCTGCTCGAGGAGATCCTCAAGGACGAAGAGGGGCACATCGACTACCTCGAGACCCAACTCGACCTGATGTCCAAGCTCGGCGAGCAGCTGTACTCCGCGCAGTGCGTGTCCCGCCCGCCGGGTGGCGGGTCGGGCCACCCGGCGAACTAG
- a CDS encoding TIGR03618 family F420-dependent PPOX class oxidoreductase, translating into MTTLHEAAALAAADHGLAVVATLRADQTIQASLVNAGVLAHPDTGIEVLAFVTYGRVKLANLRARPQLAVTFRQGWRWATVEGTAELVGPDDPQPWSDDDGLRRLLRDVFTAAGGTHDDWDAYDRTMIEQRRTAGLVTPGRIYTGG; encoded by the coding sequence GTGACGACACTGCACGAGGCCGCAGCACTCGCGGCCGCCGACCACGGCTTGGCGGTGGTCGCCACGCTGCGGGCCGACCAGACGATCCAGGCCAGCCTGGTCAACGCGGGCGTCCTGGCCCACCCCGACACCGGAATCGAGGTGCTCGCGTTCGTCACCTACGGCAGGGTGAAGCTCGCGAACCTCCGCGCGCGACCGCAGCTCGCGGTGACGTTCCGCCAGGGCTGGCGGTGGGCCACGGTGGAGGGCACCGCCGAACTCGTCGGACCCGACGACCCGCAGCCCTGGTCGGACGACGACGGCCTGCGCCGACTCCTACGCGACGTCTTCACCGCCGCGGGCGGCACTCACGACGACTGGGACGCCTACGACCGGACCATGATCGAACAGCGCCGCACTGCGGGCCTCGTCACACCCGGGCGCATCTACACCGGAGGCTGA
- a CDS encoding SDR family oxidoreductase yields MEPSWGPAPDLRGRVAVVAGATRGAGRGIAAALGEAGATVICTGRSSETGGLPSDYDRPETVEETARLVTEMGGVGVPAVVDHLDVAGVGALADRLSDAYGAVDVLVNDLWGAEILKGPPSSWNRPVWEHDLADGLRILRLGIDTHLITAHCLLPLLVRRPGGLLVEVTDGTAEFNAQHYRVSVFYDLAKVAANRLAFSHGHDLLPYGATAVSVTPGWLRSEMMLANYGVGEANWRAAMRPDRDDGHPAAPPGFEASESPRFLGRGIAAMAADPHRARWNQRSVSSAELARRYGFTDIDGRRPDAWAE; encoded by the coding sequence ATGGAACCGTCCTGGGGCCCGGCGCCGGATCTCCGCGGCCGGGTGGCCGTGGTCGCCGGCGCGACCCGCGGCGCTGGACGGGGCATCGCCGCGGCGCTCGGGGAGGCCGGCGCGACGGTGATCTGCACGGGCCGCAGCAGTGAGACCGGTGGCCTGCCCTCGGATTACGACCGCCCCGAGACCGTGGAGGAGACGGCTCGGCTGGTGACCGAGATGGGGGGCGTCGGCGTCCCGGCCGTCGTGGATCACCTCGACGTCGCCGGGGTCGGCGCGCTGGCCGACCGGTTGAGCGACGCCTACGGGGCCGTGGACGTGCTGGTCAACGACCTGTGGGGGGCCGAGATCCTCAAGGGGCCGCCGTCGTCCTGGAACCGCCCGGTGTGGGAGCACGACCTCGCCGACGGGCTGCGCATCCTGCGACTCGGCATCGACACGCACCTCATCACCGCCCACTGCCTGCTGCCGCTGCTGGTGCGGCGTCCCGGCGGTCTGCTGGTCGAGGTGACCGACGGGACGGCGGAGTTCAATGCGCAGCACTACCGGGTGTCGGTGTTCTACGACCTCGCCAAGGTGGCGGCGAACCGGCTGGCCTTCAGCCACGGCCACGACCTGCTGCCCTACGGCGCCACCGCGGTGTCGGTGACACCCGGCTGGCTGCGCTCGGAGATGATGCTCGCCAACTACGGTGTCGGGGAGGCGAATTGGCGCGCCGCCATGCGGCCCGACCGCGACGACGGCCATCCGGCGGCGCCGCCGGGCTTCGAGGCGTCGGAGAGTCCGCGCTTCCTCGGCCGCGGGATCGCGGCGATGGCCGCCGATCCGCACCGGGCGCGGTGGAATCAACGCTCGGTGAGCTCGGCGGAGCTGGCGCGGCGCTACGGGTTCACCGACATCGACGGGCGGCGACCCGACGCCTGGGCCGAGTAG
- a CDS encoding type I glutamate--ammonia ligase has protein sequence MAAMAANRVADLKTHDVSTILGTVVNPAGLTHAKTIPVHRIGAFADPGFGASPVWHVFAIDQTGIVVGPGTGVVGDRRIRIDLDELHLLGDGFAWAPGSFFDQDGSPDPLCSRGTLRRIEERLATAGYIAQVGHEMEFVLVAPDGSALPSHLWAQYGLAGVLEFEGFVRDVIEAAASAGVMIEQFHPEYGANQFEISLAPRTPVAAADALVLARIVVGRVARRHGVRVSLSPVPFTGSVGSGAHQHFSLQTSDEPVFSGGDGPGGMTPAGQAAIAGLLAGLADAHGVLSGSILSGLRMQPGHWSGATLCWGTENREAAVRFLTGGPGNPHGANVEVKIVDPSANPYFASAAILGLALDGIERSLPLPEEVTVDPAELSDERRRAAGITTLPTDQASVLAALDRSALLRGILGDAAVDAIVAVRRYEHDTYGSRTDDELAETFRLAWSV, from the coding sequence ATGGCTGCCATGGCAGCCAACCGCGTCGCGGACCTGAAGACCCATGACGTCTCCACGATCCTCGGCACGGTGGTCAATCCCGCCGGGCTGACCCACGCCAAGACCATCCCGGTCCACCGGATCGGCGCGTTCGCCGATCCCGGGTTCGGCGCCAGCCCGGTGTGGCACGTGTTCGCCATCGACCAGACCGGCATCGTCGTCGGGCCCGGCACCGGGGTCGTGGGCGATCGGCGGATCCGCATCGACCTCGACGAACTCCACCTGCTCGGCGACGGATTCGCCTGGGCGCCCGGCTCGTTCTTCGACCAGGACGGCAGCCCGGATCCGCTGTGCAGCAGAGGCACACTGCGCCGCATCGAGGAACGCCTCGCCACGGCGGGCTACATCGCGCAGGTGGGCCACGAGATGGAGTTCGTCCTCGTGGCCCCGGACGGGTCGGCGCTCCCGTCCCACCTGTGGGCGCAGTACGGGTTGGCCGGCGTCCTCGAATTCGAGGGTTTCGTCCGGGACGTCATCGAAGCCGCCGCGTCCGCCGGGGTGATGATCGAACAGTTCCACCCCGAGTACGGCGCCAACCAGTTCGAGATCTCGCTCGCTCCACGCACCCCCGTCGCCGCCGCCGACGCCCTCGTCCTGGCCCGCATCGTCGTCGGCCGCGTCGCCCGCCGGCACGGCGTGCGGGTTAGCCTCTCACCCGTGCCGTTCACCGGTAGCGTCGGTTCCGGTGCGCATCAGCACTTCTCACTGCAGACGTCCGACGAACCGGTGTTCTCCGGGGGTGACGGGCCGGGCGGCATGACGCCCGCGGGCCAGGCGGCGATCGCCGGGCTGCTCGCCGGCCTCGCCGACGCCCACGGCGTGCTCAGCGGATCGATCCTGTCCGGCCTGCGGATGCAACCGGGGCACTGGTCGGGCGCCACGCTGTGCTGGGGCACCGAGAACCGCGAGGCCGCCGTCCGCTTCCTCACCGGAGGTCCCGGAAACCCGCACGGCGCCAACGTCGAGGTGAAGATCGTCGACCCCTCGGCCAACCCCTACTTCGCGTCGGCCGCCATCCTCGGGTTGGCGCTCGACGGCATCGAGCGCAGCCTGCCGCTACCCGAGGAGGTCACGGTCGACCCGGCGGAGCTGAGCGACGAGCGGCGCCGCGCCGCCGGCATCACGACGCTGCCCACCGACCAGGCCTCCGTCCTCGCCGCACTCGACCGCTCGGCGCTGCTGCGCGGCATCCTGGGTGACGCGGCGGTCGATGCGATCGTTGCGGTCCGCCGCTATGAGCACGACACTTACGGCAGCCGCACCGACGACGAACTCGCCGAGACGTTCCGGCTGGCCTGGAGCGTGTAG
- a CDS encoding nuclear transport factor 2 family protein gives MSVEQVASPRSVEDAVRGLWRALSDRDWDGVRAHVSDDCIYLDVPVGPTAAAKGGEDIVKRLKIGLAPLASYENFDGLLLADGPHVMYEHHEEWHWETGESAVLRFVSVHRVEERDGRLVVTLWKDYWDMGALANHAPPTWLADFANADTSWIYDATGEV, from the coding sequence GTGTCGGTTGAGCAGGTCGCGTCGCCGAGGTCGGTCGAGGACGCCGTGCGCGGGCTGTGGCGCGCGCTGTCCGACCGGGATTGGGACGGCGTGCGGGCGCACGTGTCCGACGACTGCATCTACCTCGACGTCCCAGTGGGTCCGACGGCGGCGGCCAAGGGCGGCGAGGACATCGTGAAGCGATTGAAGATCGGGCTCGCCCCGCTGGCCTCCTACGAGAACTTCGACGGTCTGCTGCTCGCCGACGGCCCCCACGTGATGTACGAACACCACGAGGAGTGGCACTGGGAGACGGGCGAATCGGCGGTCCTGCGGTTCGTCTCGGTGCACCGGGTGGAGGAACGCGACGGGCGCCTGGTGGTGACGCTGTGGAAGGACTACTGGGACATGGGCGCGCTGGCCAACCATGCGCCGCCGACCTGGCTCGCCGACTTCGCGAACGCGGACACCAGCTGGATCTACGACGCCACCGGCGAGGTCTAG